A window from Vigna angularis cultivar LongXiaoDou No.4 chromosome 7, ASM1680809v1, whole genome shotgun sequence encodes these proteins:
- the LOC108337988 gene encoding helicase and polymerase-containing protein TEBICHI isoform X4 yields MASPTHRTRLDQFYVSKKRKAEALVRKVGRCEKGARQGADASPSSKGTLDGYLIASQDGDGDGNSATAPKTTVKRNLASEIGTSLANGHNKHTVLSAQGFGDSETSGPSEFGQSAAKLELEQFAAGFLSLYCSELQPSVDFPSEMKVDEHKSHGTVAEGHSCLPQKSKCTAREPGFGVENVSLNVKIDEDVKSGVVGNNTMGYVPISCSKVSGCGDTAAFETGFRKCSNTPKMSRNMAECYTPGSLIVKARVKETPKSVHGSSSFSPGEAFWNEAILLADSLCVPMDNDPSKAMGESNVVEDGPEMKNSCNLQNYDGKPRKILDQSKSRIWNMETGTPFRLVGMHTKDSVKEASSLPVKHFDFSFEDNSLEENTMQNGHGDQGNVAYMACKQYESGRTTSHTYEKKNEVQEKTLVNKLRNRNCHGNVSMTSNPPHNEVRTPINAQETDEANTPSTSVSFNDHFDLNSWLPAEICNIYRKKGISNLYNWQVDCLQVDGVVQRRNLVYCASTSAGKSFVAEILMLRRVITTGKMALLVLPYVSICAEKAEHLERLLEPLGKHVRSYYGNQGGGTLPKDTSVAVCTIEKANSLINKLLEEGRLSEMGIIVIDELHMVGDPRRGYLLELMLTKLRYAAGEGIPKSSDGESSGGSSDKADPAQGLQIVGMSATMPNVAAVADWLQAALYQTEFRPVPLEEYVKVGNSIYSKNMELSRTISKVADLGGKDPDHVVELCNEVVQEGQSVLIFCSSRKGCESTARHIAKFLKRFTGDVNGCEFADIGSAINALRKCPGGLDPILEETLPSGVAFHHAGLTVEEREIVETCYRKGLIRVLTATSTLAAGVNLPARRVIFRQPRIGCDFLDGTRYKQMAGRAGRTGIDTKGESILICKPEEVKKVTTLLNESCPPLHSCLSEDMNGMTHAILEVVAGGIVQTASDINRYVRCTLLNSTKSFQDVVKSAQESLRWLCQRKFLEWNEDTKLYNTTPLGRASFGSSLCPEESLIVLADLSRAREGFVLASDLHLVYLVTPINVDVEPDWELFYEHFVRLSPLDQSVGNRVGVTEPFLMHMAHGAPLRASNKSKHNTRSLHCQQRNRPGISNSTTNYDDQTLRICRRFYVALILSLLVQETPVGEVCEAFKVARGMVQSLQENAGRFASMVAVFCERLGWQDLEGLVAKFQNRVSFGVRAEIVELTTIPYVKGSRARSLYKAGLRTPLAIAEASIPEIVKALFESSSWATEGSAQRRFQFGLAKKIKNGARKIVLDKAEEASNAAFSAFKSLGFSVPQFAPRMLSTATHDSIRQEAGSTSGSDTTDTSHNFVDANHMVNSNKFTSDKEREELIKLSVSGALASVEGKSSNRMLCGLSTFPVAGPTMDEHNGTFDLAKNLDMSNFSAPFLEPKDKSCVHDGCHAHCTEEQLKNENLASGNSGCSSKKGPINAVSCPGGLDSFLDIWDTVPEFYFDIHYIKCLELHSAAPFEICGIAVCWENSPVYYVNLPRDILFSDKAKDDCLSMSTCSDKQKVSSSKCNKDLEIARHRWSRISKIIGKRNVRKFTWNSKIQIQVLKSPAFPVQRFRGLDIPGTSVNLEVIDNSYVLFPPIHVQDAIDLCIVAWILWPDEESSYTPDLDKEVKKRLSSEEAAVANHSGRWRNQMRRAAHDGCCHRVAQTRALCSVLWKLLVSENLAEVLIGIEIPLVNVLADMELWGIGVDLERCIQARKLLVNRLKHLEKEAYKLAGITFSLNMPADIAKVLYEHLKLPIPNVQNKGKKHPSTGKHCLDALRHEHCSSH; encoded by the exons ATGGCTTCTCCTACGCATCGCACGCGCCTCGATCAG TTTTACGTGTCAAAGAAAAGGAAAGCTGAGGCGCTGGTTCGTAAAGTGGGAAGATGCGAGAAAGGTGCCAGGCAAGGGGCTGACGCGTCTCCGAGTTCCAAAGGCACTTTGGACGGTTACTTGATTGCGTCGCAGGATGGAGATGGTGACGGTAACAGTGCCACCGCCCCAAAAACCACAGTTAAGAGAAATTTGGCATCAGAGATCGGTACTTCTCTTGCCAATGGACATAATAAGCATACTGTTTTATCAGCTCAAGGGTTTGGTGATTCTGAAACTAGTGGGCCGAGTGAATTCGGACAGAGTGCCGCGAAATTGGAGCTCGAACAGTTTGCAGCTGGCTTTTTGTCTCTGTATTGCAG TGAATTGCAGCCCAGTGTGGATTTCCCTTCAGAGATGAAAGTGGATGAACACAAGAGTCATGGTACTGTGGCAGAGGGACATAGTTGTTTACCACAGAAGAGTAAGTGCACTGCCAGAGAGCCAGGTTTTGGTGTTGAAAATGTATCATTAAATGTCAAGATTGACGAAGACGTCAAGTCTGGTGTTGTCGGTAATAATACTATGGGATATGTTCCTATCTCTTGTTCGAAG GTTTCTGGTTGTGGTGACACTGCTGCCTTTGAGACAGGCTTTAGAAAGTGTAGTAATACACCTAAAATGTCTAGGAATATGGCTGAATGCTATACACCGGGGTCTTTGATTGTTAAAGCTAGGGTTAAGGAGACTCCAAAGTCAGTACACGGAAGCTCATCATTTTCACCTGGAGAGGCATTTTGGAATGAGGCAATTTTACTTGCTGACAGTTTGTGTGTTCCCATGGATAATGATCCTTCTAAGGCTATGGGGGAAAGTAATGTGGTGGAAGATGGACCTGAGATGAAGAACTCATGCAATTTACAAAATTATGATGGCAAGCCAAGGAAAATATTAGATCAAAGTAAAAGCAGAATCTGGAATATGGAAACAGGCACACCTTTCAGGTTAGTGGGGATGCACACAAAAGATTCTGTGAAAGAAGCATCCAGCCTTCCCGTGAAACATTTTGATTTTTCGTTTGAGGACAACAGTTTAGAAGAAAATACCATGCAAAATGGTCATGGTGATCAGGGCAATGTTGCTTACATGGCTTGTAAACAGTATGAATCAGGTCGTACCACAAGTCATACTTatgaaaagaagaatgaagtacAAGAGAAGACTTTAGTAAATAAATTACGAAACAGAAATTGTCATGGTAATGTTAGTATGACATCTAATCCACCCCACAATGAGGTTAGGACACCAATTAATGCACAAGAAACTGATGAAGCAAATACTCCTTCAACTAGTGTATCGTTTAATGATCATTTTGACCTAAATAGCTGGCTTCCTGCTGAAATATGCAACATATATAGGAAGAAAGGAATATCAAACCTTTACAATTGGCAG gTTGATTGCCTTCAAGTGGATGGTGTCGTACAGAGAAGAAATCTTGTATATTGTGCTTCTACAAG TGCTGGTAAAAGTTTTGTTGCTGAGATTTTAATGTTGCGGAGGGTGATAACAACTGGAAAAATGGCGCTACTTGTTCTTCCATATGTATCAATTTGTGCAGAAAAG GCAGAACACCTCGAACGTCTCCTAGAGCCACTTGGTAAACATGTTCGTAGTTATTATGGAAACCAAGGTGGTGGAACACTTCCTAAAGATACTTCTGTAGCTGTCTGCACAATAGAGAAGGCAAACTcactaattaataaattattggaAGAGGGTCGTCTGTCAGAAATGGGAATTATAGTGATTGATGAACTTCACATG GTTGGTGATCCCAGAAGAGGTTATCTTCTAGAACTTATGTTGACAAAGCTTCGTTATGCAGCAGGGGAAGGTATTCCAAAGTCAAGTGATGGAGAAAGTTCAGGTGGAAGCAGTGACAAAGCTGATCCTGCACAGGGTCTGCAAATTGTGGGAATGAGTGCAACAATGCCAAATGTTGCAGCAGTTGCTGACTGGCTTCAA GCAGCACTATACCAGACAGAGTTCCGGCCAGTTCCACTGGAAGAATATGTAAAAGTTGGAAACTCCATTTACAGCAAAAATATGGAACTTTCTAGAACAATCTCAAAAGTTGCTGACCTTGGAGGTAAAGATCCAGATCATGTTGTTGAACTATGTAATGAG GTTGTTCAAGAGGGACAATCAGTGTTAATATTTTGCTCTAGCCGGAAGGGTTGTGAATCAACTGCAAGGCACATTGCAAAGTTCCTTAAAAGATTTACTGGTGATGTTAATGGTTGTGAGTTTGCTGATATTGGTTCTGCTATTAATGCCTTGAGAAAGTGTCCAGGTGGGTTGGACCCCATATTGGAGGAAACTCTTCCTTCTGGTGTTGCATTTCATCATGCTGGCCTTACG GTTGAAGAGAGAGAGATTGTTGAAACCTGTTATCGGAAGGGTCTTATACGTGTTTTAACTGCCACGTCAACCTTAGCAGCTGGGGTAAATCTGCCAGCTAGGAGAGTGATTTTCCGCCAACCTAGAATTGGTTGTGATTTTCTAGATGGGACGAGGTACAAACAGATGGCTGGTCGTGCTGGTCGAACTGGAATTGATACAAAAGGAGAAAGT ATACTTATCTGTAAACCAGAAGAAGTGAAAAAAGTTACAACACTTCTTAATGAAAGCTGTCCTCCTTTACATTCTTGTTTGTCAGAAGACATGAATGGAATGACACATGCAATCTTAGAAGTAGTGGCTGGAGGAATTGTTCAAACTGCTAGCGATATTAACCGTTATGTTAGATGTACTCTTTTGAATTCTACAAAATCCTTTCAAGATGTAGTAAAATCTGCACAAGAATCCCTTAGATGGTTGTGCCAAAGAAAATTTCTTGAATGGAATGAAGATACTAAACTGTATAATACCACACCTCTTGGACGAGCATCTTTCGGAAGTTCTCTTTGTCCAGAAGAATCACTT ATTGTGTTAGCTGATCTCTCAAGGGCAAGGGAAGGATTTGTCCTTGCATCTGACTTGCATTTAGTTTACTTAGTGACACCAATCAATGTTGATGTGGAGCCAGATTGGGAATTGTTCTATGAGCATTTTGTGAGATTGTCTCCTCTTGACCAG TCAGTTGGCAATCGAGTAGGTGTGACGGAACCATTCTTGATGCATATGGCGCATGGTGCACCACTACGCGCTTCTAACAAGTCAAAACATAATACAAGATCATTGCACTGTCAACAAAGAAACCGACCTGGGATTTCCAATTCAACAACCAACTATGATGATCAAACACTTCGTATTTGTAGAAGATTCTATGTTGCACTCATTTTGTCACTTCTAGTTCAG GAAACTCCTGTGGGTGAAGTTTGTGAAGCATTCAAAGTTGCCAGGGGAATGGTCCAATCCTTGCAAGAGAATGCGGGTAGGTTTGCATCTATGGTTGCTGTGTTTTGTGAGAGACTTGGTTGGCAAGATCTTGAAGGCTTAGTTGCTAAGTTTCAAAATCGTGTATCTTTTGGAGTTAGAGCAGAGATTGTAGAACTTACCACCATTCCCTACGTGAAA GGTTCCCGAGCCAGATCACTCTATAAAGCAGGTTTACGTACACCTCTTGCAATTGCTGAAGCATCCATTCCAGAGATAGTAAAAGCACTTTTTGAAAGTTCTTCGTGGGCCACAGAAG GTTCTGCCCAAAGGAGGTTTCAATTTGGGTTAgcaaaaaagataaagaatgGTGCACGCAAGATTGTTCTTGATAAAGCTGAGGAGGCTAGTAATGCTGCTTTCTCAGCCTTTAAGTCTCTTGGGTTCAGTGTACCACAGTTTGCTCCTCGCATGTTATCTACTGCTACTCATGATTCTATCCGCCAAGAAGCTGGTAGTACCTCCGGAAGTGACACGACTGACACTAGTCATAATTTTGTTGATGCAAATCACATGgttaattctaataaatttacttcagataaagaaagagaagaacTAATTAAATTATCTGTTAGTGGTGCTCTGGCTTCTGTGGAAGGAAAATCAAGCAACAGGATGCTATGTGGCTTGTCCACCTTTCCTGTTGCTGGACCTACAATGGATGAGCACAACGGGACTTTTGACCTTGCTAAAAATCTAGATATGTCCAACTTCTCTGCTCCATTTCTGGAACCAAAGGATAAATCTTGTGTACATGATGGCTGCCATGCTCATTGTACAGAGGAACAGCTTAAGAATGAAAATTTGGCTAGTGGTAATTCTGGTTGTTCAAGTAAGAAAGGTCCCATTAATGCAGTTAGTTGTCCAGGTGGGCTTGATTCATTTTTGGATATATGGGACACTGTGCCAGAGTTCTACTTTGATATCCATTACATCAAGTGTTTGGAATTGCACTCTGCTGCCCCCTTTGAGATATGTGGCATAGCTGTTTGTTGGGAAAACTCTCCTGTGTATTACGTTAATCTTCCAAGAGATATTCTGTTTTCTGACAAAGCAAAAGATGACTGTTTATCCATGAGTACATGCAGTGATAAACAGAAAGTTTCATCTTCTAAGTGTAACAAAGATTTAGAGATTGCTAGACATAGGTGGAGCagaattagtaaaataataggGAAAAGAAATGTCAGAAAGTTCACCTGGAATTCAAAGATTCAGATTCAGGTGCTGAAAAGTCCTGCATTTCCTGTTCAGAGATTCAGAGGTTTGGACATACCCGGAACAAGTGTGAACCTTGAAGTTATAGACAATTCATATGTGTTATTTCCCCCTATTCATGTTCAGGATGCAATTGATCTATGTATCGTGGCTTGGATTCTTTGGCCTGATGAAGAGAGTAGCTATACTCCAGACCTTGATAAG